One genomic segment of Arachis duranensis cultivar V14167 chromosome 4, aradu.V14167.gnm2.J7QH, whole genome shotgun sequence includes these proteins:
- the LOC107483748 gene encoding ATP-dependent zinc metalloprotease FTSH 2, chloroplastic, producing the protein MAASLACLGGSGLSVQSGKITLDFNGRYLFSSRRLSSANKEPRVKSVNASLEQRKHEGRREFLKLLNVGVGLPALLGSGKAFADEQGVSSSRMSYSRFLEYLDKDRVKKVDLFENGTIAVAEAVSPELGNRVQRVRVQLPGLSQELLQKFREKNIDFAAHNAQEESGNLLFNLIGNLAFPLILIGGLFLLSRRSSGGMGGPGGPGFPLAFGQSKAKFQMEPNTGVTFDDVAGVDEAKQDFMEVVEFLKKPERFTAVGARIPKGVLLVGPPGTGKTLLAKAIAGEAGVPFFSISGSEFVEMFVGVGASRVRDLFKKAKENAPCIVFVDEIDAVGRQRGTGIGGGNDEREQTLNQLLTEMDGFEGNTGIIVIAATNRADILDSALLRPGRFDRQVTVDVPDIRGRTEILKVHGSNKKFEGDVSLEVIAMRTPGFSGADLANLMNEAAILAGRRGKTAISSKEIDDSIDRIVAGMEGTVMTDGKSKSLVAYHEVGHAICGTLTPGHDPVQKVTLVPRGQARGLTWFIPNDDPTLISKQQLFARIVGGLGGRAAEEVIFGEPEVTTGAAGDLQQITGLAKQMVTTFGMSDIGPWSLMDASAQSADVIMRMMARNSMSEKLAEDIDAAIKRLSDEAYEIALEHIRNNREAIDKIVDVLLEKETMTGDEFRSLLSEFVEIPAENRVPPSTPSPVTV; encoded by the exons ATGGCAGCCTCTTTGGCCTGTCTTGGTGGAAGTGGTTTATCAGTGCAAAGCGGAAAAATAACTCTTGACTTCAACGGGAGATATCTCTTCTCATCTCGTAGACTTTCATCAGCGAATAAAGAACCAAGGGTCAAATCTGTAAATGCATCCTTGGAACAAAGGAAGCATGAAGGGAGGAGGGAGTTTCTTAAATTGTTGAATGTGGGAGTTGGGCTACCTGCATTATTGGGAAGTGGGAAAGCTTTCGCCGATGAACAAGGGGTTTCCTCCTCCAGAATGTCTTATTCTAGATTTCTTGAGTATTTAGACAAAGATAGAGTTAAAAAAGTGGATTTGTTTGAGAACGGAACAATAGCTGTTGCAGAGGCTGTTTCTCCTGAGTTGGGTAATAGGGTGCAACGAGTGCGAGTTCAACTTCCAGGACTTAGCCAAGAGCTTCTACAGAAATTCAGGGAAAAGAATATTGACTTTGCAGCTCATAATGCCCAAGAAGAGTCGGGCAATCTATTGTTTAACCTGATTGGGAATCTTGCTTTCCCTCTAATATTGATCGGAGGATTGTTCCTTCTTTCAAGAAGATCATCTGGTGGGATGGGAGGTCCCGGTGGGCCTGGATTTCCTCTTGCTTTTGGTCAATCTAAGGCTAAGTTTCAAATGGAACCTAATACCGGAGTGACATTTGATGATGTTGCTGGGGTGGATGAAGCTAAACAGGACTTTATGGAGGTAGTGGAGTTTCTGAAGAAGCCTGAGAGGTTCACTGCTGTTGGGGCTCGCATTCCGAAAGGAGTTCTTCTTGTTGGTCCTCCAGGAACCGGTAAGACGCTGTTAGCCAAGGCTATTGCAGGGGAAGCAGGTGTCCCATTCTTCTCCATCTCAGGTTCCGAGTTTGTTGAGATGTTTGTTGGTGTTGGTGCTTCTCGTGTTCGTGATTTATTCAAGAAGGCCAAAGAGAATGCTCCTTGCattgtttttgttgatgaaaTCGATGCTGTTGGAAGGCAAAGAGGTACTGGAATTGGAGGAGGGAATGATGAAAGAGAACAGACCCTCAACCAACTTTTGACAGAAATGGATGGGTTCGAGGGTAATACCGGTATCATTGTCATTGCAGCAACTAACAGAGCTGACATTCTTGACTCTGCTTTATTGAGACCTGGACGGTTTGATAGACAG GTGACAGTTGATGTTCCAGACATTCGTGGAAGGACTGAGATCCTCAAGGTTCATGGCAGCAACAAAAAGTTCGAAGGGGATGTTTCTCTCGAGGTAATTGCAATGAGAACACCTGGTTTTAGTGGAGCAGATCTTGCAAATCTAATGAATGAAGCTGCTATATTGGCCGGTAGGCGTGGGAAGACGGCAATTTCTTCGAAAGAGATTGATGATTCAATTGATAGAATTGTTGCTGGAATGGAAGGAACAGTGATGACAGATGGGAAGAGCAAAAGTCTAGTGGCATATCATGAAGTTGGGCATGCCATTTGCGG AACTTTGACTCCTGGTCATGACCCTGTACAAAAGGTGACGCTAGTTCCTCGTGGGCAAGCTCGGGGTCTTACTTGGTTCATCCCTAATGACGACCCAACTCTAATTTCCAAACAGCAACTCTTCGCGAGAATTGTTGGTGGACTAGGCGGTAGAGCTGCAGAGGAAGTTATTTTTGGTGAGCCTGAGGTTACAACTGGAGCAGCTGGTGATTTGCAGCAAATAACCGGTTTGGCCAAACAG ATGGTTACCACATTTGGAATGTCTGATATTGGTCCTTGGTCACTCATGGATGCCTCGGCTCAAAGCGCAGATGTCATTATGAGAATGATGGCTAGAAACTCGATGTCAGAAAAGCTCGCCGAAGACATTGACGCCGCTATCAAGAGGCTCTCAGATGAAGCATATGAAATTGCATTGGAACATATAAGGAACAACCGTGAAGCAATTGATAAGATTGTGGATGTCCTTCTGGAGAAGGAGACAATGACCGGCGATGAATTCCGATCTCTGCTATCCGAGTTTGTCGAAATTCCGGCTGAAAATCGGGTCCCTCCTTCAACTCCCTCACCAGTCACTGTTTGA